Proteins found in one Oncorhynchus mykiss isolate Arlee chromosome 3, USDA_OmykA_1.1, whole genome shotgun sequence genomic segment:
- the LOC118964339 gene encoding uncharacterized protein LOC118964339 isoform X1, producing the protein MLFLHTVPTCCSVPTCCSVPTCCSVPTCCSVPTCCSAPTCCSAPTYCSAPTYCSYMLFCSYILFCSYILFLHTVLFLHTVLFLHTVPTYCSVPTCCSVPTYCSAPTYCSYMLFCSYILFLHTVPTYCSVPTCCSVPTYCSVPTYCSVPTYCSAPTYCSYILFCSYMLFCSYMLFCSYMLFCSYMLFCSYMLFCSYILFCSYILFLHTVLFLHAVLFLHTVLLLHTVPTYCSVPTYCSYMLFQHAVLFLHTVPTYCSAPTYCSYMLFCSYILFLHAVPTCCSVPTYCSYILFCSYILFLHRLYYGPLTFRILASRQHCLKMFHVTLLFHQKNSVSM; encoded by the exons ATGCTGTTCCTGCATACTGTTCCTACATGCTGTTCTGTTCCTACATGCTGTTCTGTTCCTACATGCTGTTCTGTTCCTACATGCTGTTCTGTTCCTACATGCTGTTCTGCTCCTACATGCTGTTCTGCTCCTACATACTGTTCTGCTCCTACATACTGTTCCTACATGCTGTTCTGTTCCTACATACTGTTCTGTTCCTACATACTGTTCCTACATACTGTTCTGTTCCTACATACTGTTCTGTTCCTACATACTGTTCCTACATACTGTTCTGTTCCTACATGCTGTTCTGTTCCTACATACTGTTCTGCTCCTACATACTGTTCCTACATGCTGTTCTGTTCCTACATACTGTTCCTACATACTGTTCCTACATACTGTTCTGTTCCTACATGCTGTTCTGTTCCTACATACTGTTCTGTTCCTACATACTGTTCTGTTCCTACATACTGTTCTGCTCCTACATACTGTTCCTACATACTGTTCTGTTCCTACATGCTGTTCTGTTCCTACATGCTGTTCTGTTCCTACATGCTGTTCTGTTCCTACATGCTGTTCTGCTCCTACATGCTGTTCTGCTCCTACATACTGTTCTGCTCCTACATACTGTTCCTACATACTGTTCTGTTCCTACATGCTGTTCTGTTCCTACATACTGTTCTGCTCCTACATACTGTTCCTACATACTGTTCTGTTCCTACATACTGTTCCTACATGCTGTTCCAACATGCTGTTCTGTTCCTACATACTGTTCCTACATACTGTTCTGCTCCTACATACTGTTCCTACATGCTGTTCTGTTCCTACATACTGTTCCTACATGCTGTTCCAAC ATGCTGTTCTGTTCCTACATACTGTTCCTACATACTGTTCTGCTCCTACATACTGTTCCTACATAGACTGTACTATGGACCTCTTACATTTAGAATTTTAGCTTCCAGGCAACACTGTTTAAAGATGTTCCATGTTACCTTGTTATTCCATCAGAAGAATAGTGTCTCTATGTGA
- the LOC118964339 gene encoding uncharacterized protein LOC118964339 isoform X3: MLFLHTVPTCCSVPTCCSVPTCCSVPTCCSVPTCCSAPTCCSAPTYCSAPTYCSYMLFCSYILFCSYILFLHTVLFLHTVLFLHTVPTYCSVPTCCSVPTYCSAPTYCSYMLFCSYILFLHTVPTYCSVPTCCSVPTYCSVPTYCSVPTYCSAPTYCSYILFCSYMLFCSYMLFCSYMLFCSYMLFCSYMLFCSYILFCSYILFLHTVLFLHAVLFLHTVLLLHTVPTYCSVPTYCSYMLFQHAVPTYCSAPTYCSYILYLHAVPTCCSVPTYCSYILFCSYILFLHRLYYGPLTFRILASRQHCLKMFHVTLLFHQKNSVSM, encoded by the exons ATGCTGTTCCTGCATACTGTTCCTACATGCTGTTCTGTTCCTACATGCTGTTCTGTTCCTACATGCTGTTCTGTTCCTACATGCTGTTCTGTTCCTACATGCTGTTCTGCTCCTACATGCTGTTCTGCTCCTACATACTGTTCTGCTCCTACATACTGTTCCTACATGCTGTTCTGTTCCTACATACTGTTCTGTTCCTACATACTGTTCCTACATACTGTTCTGTTCCTACATACTGTTCTGTTCCTACATACTGTTCCTACATACTGTTCTGTTCCTACATGCTGTTCTGTTCCTACATACTGTTCTGCTCCTACATACTGTTCCTACATGCTGTTCTGTTCCTACATACTGTTCCTACATACTGTTCCTACATACTGTTCTGTTCCTACATGCTGTTCTGTTCCTACATACTGTTCTGTTCCTACATACTGTTCTGTTCCTACATACTGTTCTGCTCCTACATACTGTTCCTACATACTGTTCTGTTCCTACATGCTGTTCTGTTCCTACATGCTGTTCTGTTCCTACATGCTGTTCTGTTCCTACATGCTGTTCTGCTCCTACATGCTGTTCTGCTCCTACATACTGTTCTGCTCCTACATACTGTTCCTACATACTGTTCTGTTCCTACATGCTGTTCTGTTCCTACATACTGTTCTGCTCCTACATACTGTTCCTACATACTGTTCTGTTCCTACATACTGTTCCTACATGCTGTTCCAAC ATGCTGTTCCAACATACTGTTCTGCTCCTACATACTGTTCCTACATACTGTACCTACATGCTGTTCCAACATGCTGTTCTGTTCCTACATACTGTTCCTACATACTGTTCTGCTCCTACATACTGTTCCTACATAGACTGTACTATGGACCTCTTACATTTAGAATTTTAGCTTCCAGGCAACACTGTTTAAAGATGTTCCATGTTACCTTGTTATTCCATCAGAAGAATAGTGTCTCTATGTGA
- the LOC118964339 gene encoding uncharacterized protein LOC118964339 isoform X2 translates to MLFLHTVPTCCSVPTCCSVPTCCSVPTCCSVPTCCSAPTCCSAPTYCSAPTYCSYMLFCSYILFCSYILFLHTVLFLHTVLFLHTVPTYCSVPTCCSVPTYCSAPTYCSYMLFCSYILFLHTVPTYCSVPTCCSVPTYCSVPTYCSVPTYCSAPTYCSYILFCSYMLFCSYMLFCSYMLFCSYMLFCSYMLFCSYILFCSYILFLHTVLFLHAVLFLHTVLLLHTVPTYCSVPTYCSAPTYCSYMLFCSYILFLHAVPTYCSAPTYCSYILYLHAVPTCCSVPTYCSYILFCSYILFLHRLYYGPLTFRILASRQHCLKMFHVTLLFHQKNSVSM, encoded by the exons ATGCTGTTCCTGCATACTGTTCCTACATGCTGTTCTGTTCCTACATGCTGTTCTGTTCCTACATGCTGTTCTGTTCCTACATGCTGTTCTGTTCCTACATGCTGTTCTGCTCCTACATGCTGTTCTGCTCCTACATACTGTTCTGCTCCTACATACTGTTCCTACATGCTGTTCTGTTCCTACATACTGTTCTGTTCCTACATACTGTTCCTACATACTGTTCTGTTCCTACATACTGTTCTGTTCCTACATACTGTTCCTACATACTGTTCTGTTCCTACATGCTGTTCTGTTCCTACATACTGTTCTGCTCCTACATACTGTTCCTACATGCTGTTCTGTTCCTACATACTGTTCCTACATACTGTTCCTACATACTGTTCTGTTCCTACATGCTGTTCTGTTCCTACATACTGTTCTGTTCCTACATACTGTTCTGTTCCTACATACTGTTCTGCTCCTACATACTGTTCCTACATACTGTTCTGTTCCTACATGCTGTTCTGTTCCTACATGCTGTTCTGTTCCTACATGCTGTTCTGTTCCTACATGCTGTTCTGCTCCTACATGCTGTTCTGCTCCTACATACTGTTCTGCTCCTACATACTGTTCCTACATACTGTTCTGTTCCTACATGCTGTTCTGTTCCTACATACTGTTCTGCTCCTACATACTGTTCCTACATACTGTTCTGTTCCTAC ATACTGTTCTGCTCCTACATACTGTTCCTACATGCTGTTCTGTTCCTACATACTGTTCCTACATGCTGTTCCAACATACTGTTCTGCTCCTACATACTGTTCCTACATACTGTACCTACATGCTGTTCCAACATGCTGTTCTGTTCCTACATACTGTTCCTACATACTGTTCTGCTCCTACATACTGTTCCTACATAGACTGTACTATGGACCTCTTACATTTAGAATTTTAGCTTCCAGGCAACACTGTTTAAAGATGTTCCATGTTACCTTGTTATTCCATCAGAAGAATAGTGTCTCTATGTGA